In a single window of the Arthrobacter sp. StoSoilA2 genome:
- the hemQ gene encoding hydrogen peroxide-dependent heme synthase encodes MSHTSAESVTKTAGTEEQFFTLWTVFKRSADVLRSGDAAQEFEALEGKLAEEGVTLRGSYDVSAMRSDADIMVWLHGSKPEDLQSAVRSIRRSKLFAGTEIVWSAMGVHREAEFAKSHVPAYARGVEPSTWLCVYPFVRSYEWYLLPAEERGKMLRDHGMLGREFPQVISNTVSSFALGDWEWILGLEAPELVDLVDLMRHLRATDARNHVREEIPFYTGRRVTAAEIAEVLA; translated from the coding sequence ATGAGCCACACTTCTGCCGAATCTGTCACTAAAACTGCTGGAACCGAAGAGCAGTTCTTTACGCTCTGGACCGTCTTCAAACGCTCGGCCGATGTCCTGCGCAGCGGCGATGCTGCCCAGGAATTCGAAGCCCTTGAAGGGAAGCTCGCCGAAGAAGGCGTGACCCTGCGGGGCAGTTACGACGTTTCGGCCATGCGCTCGGATGCCGACATCATGGTGTGGCTCCACGGATCCAAGCCGGAAGACCTCCAGTCAGCCGTCCGTTCCATTCGCCGCAGCAAGCTCTTCGCCGGCACTGAGATCGTCTGGTCCGCCATGGGCGTCCACAGGGAAGCCGAGTTTGCCAAGAGCCACGTTCCGGCCTACGCCCGGGGCGTTGAGCCCAGCACCTGGCTGTGCGTCTACCCGTTCGTCCGCTCCTACGAGTGGTACCTGCTTCCCGCGGAAGAACGCGGAAAGATGCTGCGTGACCATGGAATGCTGGGCCGGGAGTTCCCGCAGGTCATCTCCAACACTGTTTCCTCGTTCGCGCTGGGTGACTGGGAATGGATCCTGGGCCTGGAGGCACCTGAACTCGTTGACCTCGTTGACCTCATGCGCCACCTGCGCGCAACCGACGCCCGCAACCATGTCCGCGAAGAAATTCCGTTCTACACCGGCCGCCGCGTGACTGCTGCCGAGATTGCAGAGGTCCTCGCATGA
- the hemG gene encoding protoporphyrinogen oxidase yields MRGGHVHGKAKEAATTQPSPGPTAVVIGGGISGLLAARELAMAGTSVTILEAGEAWGGCVGRHEVAGLSLDSGAESFATRSTAVADLARELGLEGQIVSPHPGGAWVQLPNGPQELPKTGILGIPANPWDPEVRRSLGLSGALRASLDRWLPASIGTTSEVTSVSSLVRARMGKKVLERLVAPVVGGVHSADPGLLDVDMVAPGLRSGLKKHGSLAAAVAAQRKAAPGPGSGSAKAGSAVAGLKGGMNTLVTALVNDLRRRGVDMLSGKSADTVSKTATGWRVAAGETTYDAGRLVVALDGPAAVGLLERALPELSGLRPAPGPLVSLVTLVVDLPELDGRPRGTGILVAPQTPGIRAKALTHATAKWDWLAEEAGPGTHVLRLSYGRREDADGGVPDVVMDDEELLAAALDDASALLTVPVTRADIVDWDVVRWAGALPFAAVGHKQRVARVRELCAAADGLMVVGGWLAGNGLAAVVADTRSQLAQGIGDIRPIS; encoded by the coding sequence ATGCGCGGGGGACACGTCCATGGCAAGGCGAAGGAAGCAGCCACAACGCAACCATCGCCTGGGCCTACCGCTGTTGTGATCGGTGGCGGCATTTCCGGCCTTCTGGCTGCGAGGGAACTGGCCATGGCGGGTACCTCGGTGACGATCCTTGAGGCGGGCGAAGCCTGGGGTGGTTGCGTCGGAAGGCACGAGGTAGCCGGCCTGTCATTGGACAGCGGGGCCGAGTCCTTTGCTACGCGGTCCACGGCCGTGGCCGATCTGGCGCGCGAACTCGGGCTGGAGGGCCAGATCGTTTCCCCGCACCCTGGCGGCGCCTGGGTGCAGCTACCGAATGGACCGCAGGAGCTGCCCAAGACAGGAATTCTTGGTATCCCGGCCAATCCTTGGGACCCCGAGGTCAGGCGCTCGCTTGGCCTCTCCGGCGCCCTGCGTGCATCCCTGGACCGCTGGCTGCCCGCTTCGATTGGCACAACATCCGAGGTCACAAGCGTGTCCTCACTGGTCCGCGCCCGCATGGGGAAGAAGGTCCTGGAACGGCTGGTTGCTCCTGTGGTGGGCGGTGTGCACTCCGCCGATCCCGGGCTCTTGGACGTCGATATGGTGGCTCCGGGCCTCCGCTCCGGCCTGAAGAAACACGGGTCCCTGGCTGCGGCTGTTGCTGCGCAGCGCAAGGCAGCCCCCGGCCCAGGTTCCGGGTCCGCCAAGGCGGGTTCCGCCGTCGCGGGTTTGAAGGGCGGCATGAACACACTGGTCACGGCGCTGGTTAACGACCTGCGCCGGCGGGGCGTGGACATGCTGAGTGGAAAGAGCGCTGACACCGTTTCGAAAACCGCCACGGGGTGGCGGGTCGCCGCCGGAGAAACCACGTACGACGCCGGCCGGCTGGTAGTAGCGCTGGACGGTCCCGCTGCCGTGGGGCTCCTGGAAAGGGCTTTACCGGAACTGTCCGGCCTGCGCCCCGCGCCCGGACCCTTGGTGAGCTTGGTGACACTGGTTGTTGATCTTCCCGAACTGGACGGACGGCCCCGCGGCACCGGAATCCTGGTGGCCCCCCAGACCCCGGGTATCCGGGCGAAGGCACTGACGCACGCCACTGCCAAATGGGATTGGCTGGCAGAGGAGGCCGGGCCGGGAACGCACGTCCTGCGCCTTTCCTATGGCCGCCGTGAGGACGCCGATGGAGGAGTGCCGGATGTTGTCATGGACGATGAAGAGTTGCTGGCTGCAGCACTTGATGATGCTTCCGCATTGTTGACGGTGCCCGTTACGCGCGCAGACATTGTCGATTGGGATGTGGTGCGCTGGGCAGGCGCCCTGCCGTTTGCCGCCGTCGGTCATAAACAGCGCGTAGCCCGGGTGCGGGAACTGTGCGCCGCAGCCGATGGCCTAATGGTCGTTGGTGGCTGGTTGGCAGGTAATGGCCTTGCCGCCGTGGTAGCGGATACCCGCTCGCAGCTCGCCCAGGGCATCGGCGATATTCGCCCCATTTCGTGA